GTCAAAGAAGGTGCGATTGTAATCGATGTAGGAATTAACAGAGAATCCTCAACAGAAACAAAATCAGGTTTCAAATTATACGGAGATGTTGATTTTGAAAACGTCGCTCCAAAATCATCTTGGATAACTCCTGTACCCGGCGGTGTTGGTTTAATGACTATTATTGGTCTTTTAAAGAATACACTAGAAGCGGCAAAAGGAACAATTTATCCTAAAGCATAGCAAATTATTGAATTGAAATATGTTTATTTTAAAGCCTTGACTTGGTCAAGGCTTTTTTTATTTATAAAGATTTTAGAAGGCAATCCTATAAAATAGAAAACCATTTAGTATTCCTAAGGTTTTTCATATCAAAAACTTAATGAATTATGATATGGAAAAATTGGATAACCCATATCCTTTTATTCTGATGAATTTGGTTCTTTCCTGTATTAAAACAGAATTGGAAATCAGGAGTTTGCTCAAGAAGATAGATATGCTTTTACAGGAAGAAATAAAACAATTATTTGAGTCACAAGTGACCCATTTAAAGTTACTTAAACAGATGTCAGACCATATTGATAAATTGGAAAAAGAAATTAAAAATAGATATCAACAATAATTAAATTATTTTGGATATTTACCACAATAATATTTGGTATAAATATTGTATCGAACCTACAGATTATTGAAAAACTTAATTATTATAACACTAATAAAAACAAAACAATGAAAAAAATCGCGCTATTAGCAGCAGTTGCATGTGCATTAACCATGTCTGCATGTAACAATAATTCATCAGCAGATAAAAATAATGATGGTGATACTACAATTGGTGAGCACTTAGATCACTCAATTGAAACTACTGAAGAAAATGTAGATGCAATGCAAGCTGATGCAAATGCTGAACTTGCAAAAGCTGAAGAAAATGCGAAACAAGCTCAAGCTGATCTTGATGCAGCAATAAAAAGCGGTGATAAAAAAGCTCAAGAAGCTGCTCAAAAAGCATTAGATGAAGCTAATGCTGCTTGGGAAAAAACTAAAGAAGCTGCGAAAAATGCAGTAGATGCTACTAAAGAAGCTGGTAGAGAAGCTGGTCAAGCAATCGAAAACACAGCTGAAAAA
The Sphingobacterium daejeonense genome window above contains:
- a CDS encoding DUF1003 domain-containing protein codes for the protein MEKLDNPYPFILMNLVLSCIKTELEIRSLLKKIDMLLQEEIKQLFESQVTHLKLLKQMSDHIDKLEKEIKNRYQQ